One Mycobacterium kubicae genomic window carries:
- a CDS encoding TetR/AcrR family transcriptional regulator, producing MRTKAKRWGGRTGAERRAERRQRLIDAATEIWSESGWAAVTMRGVCSRTSLNDRYFYEDFKTRDELLVAAWDGVRNEMLGEVSATLAERVGQPPLETIRMTISMVVDRITQDPGRAKILLTQHVGSSPLQDRRAVALQEATHLVVAASKPHLRPDADETALRMDTLVAVGGFVELITAWHAGLLDVSQEEIVEHTSRLAETLAERYLVHALSVDDVPGTLPS from the coding sequence GTGCGGACGAAGGCGAAACGATGGGGCGGGCGTACCGGCGCGGAACGCCGCGCGGAACGTCGGCAGCGTCTGATCGATGCCGCGACCGAGATCTGGAGCGAAAGCGGTTGGGCCGCAGTCACCATGAGGGGCGTTTGCTCCCGGACCAGCCTGAACGACCGCTACTTCTATGAAGACTTCAAGACCCGCGACGAGTTGCTGGTTGCCGCCTGGGACGGGGTACGGAACGAGATGCTCGGTGAGGTTTCCGCGACCCTCGCAGAACGCGTCGGGCAGCCGCCCCTCGAGACTATTCGCATGACCATCTCTATGGTGGTCGACCGCATCACACAAGATCCCGGCAGGGCAAAGATCTTGCTGACCCAGCACGTGGGCAGCTCACCGCTGCAAGACCGGCGCGCTGTTGCCCTGCAAGAGGCGACGCACCTCGTGGTCGCGGCGAGCAAGCCCCATCTGAGACCGGATGCCGATGAAACCGCGCTCCGCATGGACACCTTGGTGGCGGTTGGGGGCTTCGTCGAGCTGATCACCGCCTGGCATGCCGGCTTGCTCGACGTAAGTCAGGAGGAGATCGTCGAACACACCAGTCGGCTCGCCGAAACCCTAGCTGAACGTTATCTGGTGCACGCGCTCAGCGTCGATGACGTGCCCGGGACGCTACCGTCCTGA